ACCCGATTTTCCGAAATCTGAGTGATAAAATCGAACGGCACTGCGCCTAACTCGCGAGTGCCCTGCCGCCAGTCGTGAACGTGAAAGCAATCGTGCGGAATGCCGGGAAACATGTGATTTAATTCTTCGGGTTCCATGGCGAAGTGGGTACCCAAAGCGGGAAGAATCTGAACTTTGGCTGTAGCATGGAGTTTTTTGTATAGCTGGACTGTCAGCTCCCCGGCCCAGGAGTGCAATCGCGTAGCGTCGGGAGGAACTAACAGAATATTTCGAAGCGGGCCGCGTTGGGCAGCAAGTTGAGCAATTAACCCATCGAGGAGTTGGCTGGCTCGGTTCGCATCAATTGTTGTCTGGGCTGAGCCTTCGGTGAAATAAATCATGCTATCCTGATGAAGTAGTGAACCAGATGTTTCCATCGATAATTTATTAAATGAGCCGACAGCGTGCCTCTCATCAAAGTTTCATAATTGGTCTGGGTGAGTTTATATCCGCACGATCCAATGGCATTCTGTCCCATATTACCCTGCAAATTCGATCCAATTGTTAGGCTAACCAGGTTGAATTCTTGGACATTACCCGGATACGCACTATGCCAAATGCGACTCCGTAAGCTAAGATTGAGTTGAAGATAGTCCAAGGTAACAGCTTTCCATGATAGGCCGTGTTTTTATGGGACGGTATGAAGCCGTCCGCCTCCTGGGTGAAGGGGGTATGGGAAAAGTGTATCTCGCGCATCAGCTTGATCTCAACCGGCAGGTTGTTATCAAGGTCATGCACGAGCACGTAGCGGCCGATCCCATCTTTCGCGAGAGATTTCAGCGCGAAACGATGTTAATGGCTCGCTTTCAGCACCCAAACGCCGTGACACTTTACGATGCGTCGCTGACGGATGGCCCCTGCATTGTCATGGAATACGTCAAAGGACTGAATCTCGACCTGCTTCTGCAGAAAAACAATCGATTCTCACCGGGCCGGGTCGGACGAATTATCGGCCAGCTTTGCGAAGTGCTGCAAGCGGCCCACGACAATGGCATGATTCATCGGGATTTGAAGCCCAGTAATCTGATGATCGTCGATTTCGATTCGCCTCGCGAACGATTGAAGGTCATGGATTTTGGACTGGCCAAACTGACCTACTCGGCCTCGCTCGAAGAGATCAAAGAGAATAATCTATCCGGTTCGAATTTCGAATTTGCCCTCGGAACCCCCGGCTATATCTGTCCGGAACAGGTGCGGGGCGATTCTGTCGATCATCGTGGCGATCTCTATTCGGTCGGCGTGATCATGTATGAACTCCTGACGGGCCGATTGCCTTTCAGCAGTGCCTCGATCATGGATATGATGATTGCCCATGCGACGGACGTACCCCCAAGCTTCAAAGACATTGGTTTGGGACGACAGATCCCGTCGATTATCGAAGATGTGGTGATGCGGTGCCTGGAGAAGGATCCGAATCGTCGGCCGCAATGTGCCCGCGATCTGGCCGAGGAGTACGAAACCGCGGTAGCCATCGTGGAATCCGGGATGGAATCGAAGCTGGAAAACCAGCCTCCCCCCGGAATGCAGAAACCGGTGGATCCGCTCGCTTTCGTTCAAGATCCGACCACCATTGCCTACGTGATGGAAGCTTGGATGCCGGAATCGATTGCACTCATCAAATTGCGCGGCTACGCTTCAGATAACTACGGCAACGTCCTTGAGAGTGTACCGGGACATATTCGACTGGAAATCAACCCCGGTGCTCCCCCGAGAAGTAGCTGGTCTTCTCTGTTCGGGCGCAAGCCCGAACATCTCAATGTGGAATTGAATCTTCGGAATGCGGATACCGGCCGGGCTAACAATCTATTCATCCAAGTCGTATTCCGTCCTAACCACATCAGCCAACTACAGGATCCGGTTTGGCGATCCCGCTGCTCCAGCGCGTTCGTAGAACTCCGATCTTACCTCATGGGTAAGTAACCGCCGCTATTGGATTTCGCATGCCCGGAACTCTACAGGGTAGAAATGTCGCTCTCGCAGAATGCCGGCAGGCGGAAGTTCTGGCCCGGATGTTCGAAGCAGAAGGAGCGGTAGCGCATCGTTATCCTTTAGTCGCCATTCTGGATGCCCTCGATACTGAGGCGATTCGCTCCTGGATTCAAAAGCTTATCGATCGAAAATTAGATTGCACCATTTTCCTTACCGGGGAGGGCATTCGTCGATTGCATGCTTTCTCGAGGCGTGAAAATACCGAGAAACCTTTCC
The genomic region above belongs to Telmatocola sphagniphila and contains:
- a CDS encoding serine/threonine protein kinase, whose translation is MIGRVFMGRYEAVRLLGEGGMGKVYLAHQLDLNRQVVIKVMHEHVAADPIFRERFQRETMLMARFQHPNAVTLYDASLTDGPCIVMEYVKGLNLDLLLQKNNRFSPGRVGRIIGQLCEVLQAAHDNGMIHRDLKPSNLMIVDFDSPRERLKVMDFGLAKLTYSASLEEIKENNLSGSNFEFALGTPGYICPEQVRGDSVDHRGDLYSVGVIMYELLTGRLPFSSASIMDMMIAHATDVPPSFKDIGLGRQIPSIIEDVVMRCLEKDPNRRPQCARDLAEEYETAVAIVESGMESKLENQPPPGMQKPVDPLAFVQDPTTIAYVMEAWMPESIALIKLRGYASDNYGNVLESVPGHIRLEINPGAPPRSSWSSLFGRKPEHLNVELNLRNADTGRANNLFIQVVFRPNHISQLQDPVWRSRCSSAFVELRSYLMGK